The Fusarium poae strain DAOMC 252244 chromosome 2, whole genome shotgun sequence nucleotide sequence ataaactaaaaaGTAAGATAAgtctaaataaaataattaatatacttaactatataaaagagattatatttaaaaagaaaagaagatttattttaaaaagtattattttattataaaagataatactttaaaagatatatttaatatataactagattataattattataataataaatatagatttaataataactatttaattagcttaatattattatagggAGCTTAtcttaactttataattattaaataagatttattaaatatcttaagaaaAGATACTTTCTTATTAACCTCTAtattagaaatatataaatataagatatataactatatatttattataagagctttattataaaaatacttaagagtataaatatatatcttacttatttaacttttaagtaaaaatactcTTACTAAGACTAAGtattatatctattattaataagatttcttatcttataataaattatattactatattaaaaatagctataatagtataagttattattattagtaaattataaatactattacttAAgactactttaatattactaataatactataagtaatagtattattaatttaaattaaaagaattaaaaagttattactcttaatatatagaatataatttaattccttatatttactatatataaaattaataagaattatatttacttaagattttaaatctatagtaaatataaaagtctctttattactatttatataaatactagCTATAGAAAACCTATTATTAGCTAAGcctaattaaatactttaaattataagattaaaaagaaaaaactaatatatattaaaggtattaataataaagtaaataaactttataataaataagctatattctctttttatactaatagtatttataaaaatagaaataatattaatataattaaatttaaatataatacttaagtttaaaatagaatattattattattattaattactttccttagaaataattaaatagtactctatagtattaatattataaatataatataatactttaattatactttactaAGAGATTTTTATATccctttttaaattatataacttattaaaaaagtattataataaatataggcaatttatattataataatcctAGCTAGAGAATTCTACTTTATTCTAGCTTCCTAAAAAGAAATTCTTAAAggatattcttatatattctataaattactaataaCTATAGTTAATAGTCTTATAGATATTACTAGCCCTTTAGgcattataattattaataatatagattttaatatctatatattttaaaaataaaaacttaaaaaccttaaagaatataaagaatagtaattatatttagcttttatatagaaattagtatttatagcctttataatagctagtataacTATCCccttaataagtttaaaaaagaaacttaTTTAAGGtctataaatagatatataagtattattattaattaaatttaccTTATTCTTTacccttaaggctattatctttaatattaataatttaaaaataagaaacttagtatataagattataatactaaagttaattatatataaatagctaagaactatatttaatattattataattaatattataaaagcttaaaaaaacTAGTATAATTAGaaatactagctattaatagtatttattagatttttaaaaaaagaattaaatatatctattaatatacttattattaaaaataatattaatttaattattaatactataaatttactaAGTCTCTATAGACTTCTTTATAAggtttaagtataataatagctagatttacttaagattattataaataatagtatttatatctataataataaattaccctttatataataagctaactagcttatatataaattctctattatatagattaataaaggttttatttatattaataaaggcaATAAAATAACTATTCCCCTTATAAATaactaatataaatataaagtatcttaataaccttatatttatagtataaagaataaagaatttattaataaaatatttaatatactatattataaaagatatatagaataagtttaataatttatcctctttatagccttagtatttatagtataaagaaagattaatagtaaattaaagatatatatagttattaacttataagtatttaataaaattattatatttaattactatctCTTGcctaaataaaaagatattattaatactttataaagagtaatatatatttttactataaatatatttatcttttttattaatttaaaattaaattaaaatattataattactttattattataagttattaaggacttaagagattaataattatattaataggtttttataattccttagtatatatatagaaatatatagattatttattttattctttctaaGGATtctattaagcctttattaataatattattatctttttataattaataattaaataccttaaatatctttaaattctatttattttatttaagtttaagaattttattattaatctaaagaaaaactagtttaaatatttaaatatctatatttttagctttaaagttaatacctttagtctattaataatagctaaaagagtaataatatttattacctttaaattcctaatataattaatagctttaaaataatatattaaagtaactaattatattaagtatttaattctatactatataaaacttattaaattactttaataataaaaagttattttACTAGCTAAAggttattaagataataagattataaataataataaaaaatagagaatagcttatattaagataatttactataactttatacttaaagagtTAATATCCTTTAAAGcagtttaatttaaaattacctttaataagGGAATATTTTATCTagaccttattaaataactatttctttaaattaatattaatctttaataaagctttaatattattttttactatattaaagataattatatatagaaagaaagtatttatattctagttaatattatcttatttatatactttttaaattatattttattattagctaaatataaatataggctaattaagcttaaaataacTTACTTTATCTAggttatatattaccttaaggcttaaattaaattatttaaaagatctttaatagtctttattaattactttataattaaacttattattaagaaaataatacttaagatatttaatactaattaagtaaattaaaggcTTATTAATACTTCTATTTacctatttaaatataatttatatattttctatatcttaaagaaaaaaaactttatttttaatactttaaattaattaaaagctaaggagttaaataaaaatattaattaaataaaactagattatttaatattaaataatatacttattaatattaaagctataataatattaaagataaaagcttactttttaatagaatatattaataataataaatataaacttataattaaaataatcttatttaataataagcttattactatagatattttaaataataaggttattattaatacttttaagtttaagattctttttattctataGTAAAGactactttataattataataataagggaatatatagactttatatttcttataaaataatattaaaaaccctaataatagtatataataataagtattactttaaaattaaaaaaataacctAGAAACTATTTAgcctatttatttataactttttatattaaattaaaaagtatatttatatttataaaatatattacttaagttaaactaattaataaaaataaattaataattatatacctatttaattacctatttaattaatatatactattataatagattttattattaaattactacCTATTCCCTTAAAAGGCTCTTTATAGGCTATAGataattttaatctctttaattaattaataatagttatCTATATAGCTAGTAAAAAgaacttattaatttctagctattttacttattctattaaagactaagtaattactttaattaaattctttatattaattaactaagGAATATCTTAagttattatcttaaataaaaataaataatttaataattctttttaataatccttataaaaagaatttaattataaattaactataattatagcctattaCCTTAAAGCTAATagactattaaaataaaaaaactagattattaagattatattatacttttactatattaagaatcttaaagctaattagagttacttattattaagtttatagtttaatttaaatagagtatttaatattaatataaatatatctgcCTAAGagtatttttatagatttaaattaaataatacccttaactttcttaataataataaagaagtatttaatttattattcctttaaaagactatttaataaaatacttaattaatatttaattttatagctataaaaggaaaaaaggcctataataagaaatattaacttattatccttaaagttaataataaaatatacctttaactatataataattattatttacctaggaaattactatataaatagttataataataaataggccttttctatattaagtaaatagttaataatcTAGCCTATAAACTTAAattcctttttaattaaataatatatctagttattttaattaaatacttaatacttatatatattaataattttattaaaaaaaaacctagccttattaaaaaagacttaaataataaaaaataatataaaattaactttttaattaaatattaaatatattaccttaGGTATAATAGTATACTATTTAAAGgatttatagtataatagAAAGGTTAAggccttaagtataatatttagattaaaatattagatattaataaaagtattattattaagtattatataaagtacctagagaaatttaaaaataataagaaatattatagtaaataatagaagaaattacttaagaaaaaataattaattaattaattcctatataataaatatatatatagtattaaggACTATATTAGCTCCCTTTAAAgctagtatataatatataataattctaagaggaaagattattatatatacttatataagctagttatataaatataagtaagtCTTTAAGACCTCTTAGTTTAAGAcctacttttataataataaaaaaatcaTCCTCTTTCTTAcctactaatattatattactcttataattctatattaaggAGGCTactctttataattagtaaataagaaagaaattacttaactattaaactattataaaagctatttatattaaatttattacttaaagattaattttataattataagttatatagcttttaattaattaatctagctagtaattataatatataaatatattatattattatattaagctattagctTATTTCCTTACTAAAggccttttatataaaaggtattttcttattatacttaatagcctatatatttataattaattataattaattataattaattaaagttataattaatcttaaagattattttttttttttaatatataattataagattatttttaccctttttagttttattaaaggttatttataatactttatctatctatataaattaaagaattatatatagtttctcttaagataaggtttttaatataaatataactaATAgggtaattacttaaactctataatattaataataaataaaagaagcttctattaaattatataaatagtagtaacttctttctcttttaatcttaattaattaataagtctacttatttaagatatctataaagttaattaattttaatttatactttatagtaccttattaattacttttataggtcttatataatataatactagctattatctttaaactaaaacctattaatagtaattacttttttaatcttaatattaagactattaagagatttattaaattctataaagatatagtaatattaaaagagttatatataaaggctattaacctttatataattaagaaaataaatagctttactaagattaaattaatagcctttagctataagctttatctcttatatatagagagttaaaagctaaaaataatattaaagagtttatataggcttaagaaaaagcttattaaaaggctagctataagtttattatatatataaaaggaattcctagataaaattaatatatataatagtaaatatttatatactaattaatttaaataattagaaaGGCAggtagtaattataattaaggcctttaagttatagctaaagactatattaattatagcctaagactataaatatataactgcAAAAGGCAGAGGCAATAGGcagggttaatagtaattaaataagtaataaaaaagttaagtttattataaaattaaagttaatattaataaagcttaaagctaaaggcttaatataaattatctagctatataaccttttaactctactttataagattctattaatatattattaactagtttattaactaggaatcttaaagactatattattattattattagtaatttattatattctctattaaatataaagtaataataaaaagtactttaaacttaatagaaattaaagaaaaaggtaataaagctttactataaagagtattaatatattttctatattctCTATATCCTTTATATTCTCTATATCCTCTATATCCTCTATATCCTTTATATTTTCTCTCTATATCCTCTTTCCTTTCTTATAACTAaggattattatttaattatatattatataattataactaaggattattatttaattatatattaatagaaaatgccttaaatttaataaaagctaaagaagaaagtaataaggctttactataaagagtattaatatatcttttatatcttttatattctctctctttttataattaaaaattattatttaattatatattaatagaaattagtcttatttataaaaagtataataaaaattaaatttatttatattattatttaatattaaaggcttaaagcctttttagcTAGATAGagataaagataattataatactttataaatctaattataattataataaattaagaattaaataaaaaaaaagataatagtaatattatataaatttaattataattataataaattaagaattaagctaagaaaaaagtaataataatattatatatatttaattataattataataaattaaaaattaaatagaaaaaaaagtaataatagtattatataaattaattataattataataaattaaaaattaaatagaaaaagagataactatagtaatattaataagattatttagcttatatttaattattaatattattattaatattactattaatattaaaattataaagaaatatcttttttataattatataaatataattaatatatttactttaatataaataattctagttaatagttaaatatttattatcttattaatatttaactaattaataaattaatataatttctagagttttattatattagatttactttaaagaggTAAAGCCAGAAGGTATACCTTCTTACTCTgttcttaatatatactcTTCTCTAGACGGCTTTGCCTAATGAAGACAAGCAGTATTGATATTCTCTGAGAGTTAGTCTCGGTCGATATCCGAAACAAAATGTCAATCCGAGGTTCTAAAATATTACGAAAAATACAAAAGTAGAATTTCAATGCAGAAAATGCTCCTCTCTGGCCATGAAGGTCTAGAAGATTTATGATACCTTACTTTCTTCATATCATGACTGAGTATACAAATTGGCTTTAAACTGACAGTTATCCAGTACTCTCGGCAAAAGGGCCTCTATGGTAACGACTCTAATAGCAGTATGACAAGAGGAACTCCGTAAGCATATATGGTATTTATTATGTCTAAAATAGCATAACAGACAAGATTTGGTTTCAGTCAATCTCCCATATGCATTTAAAGTACCCCACTATCGCGATGTGAAGTAACAGTCGCCATTGCTAGTGTCTAATTTCGCACTATGCTTTGGTACATCTTTACAGTTCAGTCGCACAGTTATCACCTTATCGCTCGCACTCAAAAGTTTTGTTGCAGCCCTGACATAGAACTTTTTGCGACACAGCAGAAGCCATCGCCAACCAACATAAAAAAGACCCAGCAATGCCCAAACGAAAGCGCGGAGAACCCAATCTCGGGGAGAAGCTCGAGAATCATTGTAATGATGTTTCCAAGGCACTAAAAGCCGCAAAGGGACTAGAGCGCCAGCGATACAGCAAAAGACTTCACGAAGATGGAGTCGAgcccgagaagaaggaaagattGGAACGAGAGGTGACTGTCCTAAAGGTATGAATCATACATATTTATCGCATTGGCTTTTTTTTCTAACTTGAAGTTCTAATAGTCTCTCGATCTCCATCAAACCGCTCGCGCTCACTTGTACTCGTCGATTCTCAAAGTCAAGGACCTTGCCGCATCGGCCAACCTTCCCCAAGAGATCCGCACAGGCGTCCCCAAGCCCGAACTCACACCCGAAGAACAAGCTGCTCTGCACAATGTCACCAGCGGACTATACAACCGCGAACTCGTCAAGCAAGCCGTTACTCGCGCCATCACCACATTTTGTCAGGCCCTCGATGTCCCTCTACCCGGAAAGGCGAAGCGTGTGCGAAAAtccaagaaggaagagaaagaagagcagCCATCCGACAGGATAGAAAAGGAGACCAAGCCAGAGGTCAAGGAAGATGTGCGCGCTTCGgtcgagaaggaagaggaagaggccgaatCAGAATTCGAGGGTTTTTCggatcatgatgatgatcctCCTCAAGAACCTGAGGGTGCTGATAGTGAGGATGCAATGGACGAGGAAAAGGCTCTGTCAAAATACGATCATTTACTAGGCGGATCTTCGGATTCagaggacgatgacgattTCAACCATGAGAAATATGCGCAATTCAAGGGCAAAGAACAAGTTAACCTCGACGACATTTCCGACGCTGGCTCAGACGCAGCCCCGGGTCTCGGTTCCGGATCAGAATCAGAAGAGGAATCAAacgaagaagagaaactCTCCATCTCAGCATCCCCTTCACCACCACCggccaagaaaaagaagagcaaggaaAAGGCATCAGCACCCGCTAGACCCAGCACCTCGACTTTCCTACCTACACTCATGGGCGGTTACATCTCCGGTTCCGAGTCCGCTTCCGACGTTGATGTCGCACCTGCAAAGAAACGCCTTGGCCAAAAACAACGACAGGCTATCTGGGAGAAGAAATTCGGCAACAAGGCCAA carries:
- a CDS encoding hypothetical protein (BUSCO:42493at5125) → MPKRKRGEPNLGEKLENHCNDVSKALKAAKGLERQRYSKRLHEDGVEPEKKERLEREVTVLKSLDLHQTARAHLYSSILKVKDLAASANLPQEIRTGVPKPELTPEEQAALHNVTSGLYNRELVKQAVTRAITTFCQALDVPLPGKAKRVRKSKKEEKEEQPSDRIEKETKPEVKEDVRASVEKEEEEAESEFEGFSDHDDDPPQEPEGADSEDAMDEEKALSKYDHLLGGSSDSEDDDDFNHEKYAQFKGKEQVNLDDISDAGSDAAPGLGSGSESEEESNEEEKLSISASPSPPPAKKKKSKEKASAPARPSTSTFLPTLMGGYISGSESASDVDVAPAKKRLGQKQRQAIWEKKFGNKAKHLQKPAWESKGGRDAGWDGKRGAVEAGDGPRTPWKKGIRNPLAAKHGAEGKPEVKRPPPKKDDEGVLHPSWAARKQAKDAEKTAAFAGSKITFD